The segment TGCGAGCAGGAAGCGCACGATGCACAGTCGCTTGGTGGTGCTGGGAGGCGGTCCCGGCGGATATGCGGCCGCGTTTTTGGCGGCCGATCTTGGGATGGAAGTCACGCTGGTCGACGCCGACCGTCGGCTAGGCGGCACGTGTCTGTTGCGCGGCTGTATTCCATCAAAGGCCCTATTGCACGTTGCCCGCGTGATCGGCGAGGCGAGCGAATCCGCCGAATGGGGGGTGCGATTCGAGCGGCCAGCGATTGATGTCGACGCGCTACGCAGTCGCAAGGAAAAGGTGGTCGACACCCTATCGGGCGGCCTCAAACAGTTGGCCAAGCAGCGGCAGGTGCGGGTGATCGCGGCGCGCGGTGAATTCATTGATTCGCAAACTCTGGAGCTGACTCCAATCGGCGACGAACCGCTGGAAGAGCGTCGACTGACGTTCGATCATTGCGTGCTGGCGACCGGTTCCAGCCCGACGGTGATTCCGGCGTTCAACCTGAAATCCGCTCGCGTGATGGATTCTACCGGCGCGCTCGCGCTGGCGGAGATACCCGATTCGTTGCTCGTGGTGGGGGGCGGTTACATCGGCCTGGAGATGGGCACCGTGTATGCCGCGCTCGGCACGCAAGTGACGGTGGTGGAGTTGACCGGCGGACTATTGCCCGGCGCCGATCGCGACCTGGTGCGCCCCTTGGCGCAGCGAGTGGAAAAGCTGTTCGCGGCGATTCATCTGAACACCAAGGTGACGGCCATGACCGATCGTGGCGAGTCGATCGAGGTGACGCTGGAGACCAGCGAAGGCAAAACGAGCCAATCCTTTAGCCGCGTTTTGGTGTCGGTGGGGCGCAAGCCAAACACGCGCGATATCGGCCTGGAGAACACCGCGGTCGAATTGACCGAGCACGGGTTTGTGATCGTCGACAACCGCCAACGCACCAGCGACCCGCGCATTTTGGCCATTGGCGATGTGGCGGGCGAGCCGATGCTGGCGCACAAAGCGAGCCATGAGGGAAAGGTGGCGGTCGAGGCGTTGCATGGCGGCCCAGCGGTGTTCGAGCCGATGGCGATTCCGGCGGTGGTGTTCACCGATCCCGAAATTGCCTGGGCCGGACTGACCGAAGATCAGGCCAGACAACAAAAGCTCGACGTGAAGGTGATTCGCTACC is part of the Pirellulales bacterium genome and harbors:
- the lpdA gene encoding dihydrolipoyl dehydrogenase, whose translation is MHSRLVVLGGGPGGYAAAFLAADLGMEVTLVDADRRLGGTCLLRGCIPSKALLHVARVIGEASESAEWGVRFERPAIDVDALRSRKEKVVDTLSGGLKQLAKQRQVRVIAARGEFIDSQTLELTPIGDEPLEERRLTFDHCVLATGSSPTVIPAFNLKSARVMDSTGALALAEIPDSLLVVGGGYIGLEMGTVYAALGTQVTVVELTGGLLPGADRDLVRPLAQRVEKLFAAIHLNTKVTAMTDRGESIEVTLETSEGKTSQSFSRVLVSVGRKPNTRDIGLENTAVELTEHGFVIVDNRQRTSDPRILAIGDVAGEPMLAHKASHEGKVAVEALHGGPAVFEPMAIPAVVFTDPEIAWAGLTEDQARQQKLDVKVIRYPWGASGRAQSLLRTEGLTKLVVDPETERVLGVGIVGVGAGELIAEGVLAIEMGATARDLADSIHPHPTLSETVGFVAEAFYGLATEIYRPKRG